A window of the Oscillospiraceae bacterium NTUH-002-81 genome harbors these coding sequences:
- a CDS encoding TRAP transporter substrate-binding protein — MKFGKKVLSMLLATGMVMSLAACGGNSDSAATTTDSSDSASTEAASGEVKTIRISHGQPETHPEHLGLLEFEKYIEENLGDKYQVEIYPNAIMGGTQAALEAMKSGSLDMVVGAASDLEAFNPEYRIFGLPYVFESADHMKTVMDNEEFMAPFYNSTTDSGIVGVSWFYAGTRSFYSKNPINSPDDLKGKKIRVMSSETNVKMAEALGSAGVVMAYSEVYTGLQQGVIDVAESPQIALVSHKHGEVAKYYANDEHQIIPDMVVASTDLMNSISEEDKPVFEEAFKMMSQKEREFWDESEAEVIKEAEDMGVTFEHVDKAPFQAILVPFTEEIIAEDEGLAAKYEQIKALAQ; from the coding sequence ATGAAATTTGGGAAAAAGGTACTTTCAATGCTTCTGGCAACCGGCATGGTAATGAGCCTTGCGGCATGTGGTGGAAACAGTGATTCCGCAGCAACAACAACCGACAGCAGTGACAGCGCTTCTACAGAAGCAGCAAGCGGCGAGGTAAAGACCATCCGTATTTCTCACGGACAGCCGGAAACCCATCCGGAGCACCTGGGACTGCTGGAGTTCGAAAAATACATCGAGGAGAACCTTGGTGACAAATATCAGGTAGAGATTTACCCCAACGCAATCATGGGTGGTACACAGGCAGCTCTGGAAGCAATGAAGTCCGGCTCCCTGGATATGGTAGTTGGCGCAGCCAGCGACCTGGAGGCATTCAATCCCGAGTACAGAATCTTCGGCCTGCCTTACGTATTTGAGAGTGCTGATCACATGAAGACCGTAATGGACAACGAAGAGTTCATGGCTCCCTTCTACAACAGCACAACTGATTCCGGTATCGTAGGTGTGTCCTGGTTCTATGCCGGAACAAGAAGCTTCTATTCCAAGAATCCCATCAACTCTCCTGATGACCTGAAGGGCAAAAAGATCCGTGTCATGTCCAGTGAGACCAACGTAAAGATGGCTGAGGCTCTTGGCAGCGCAGGCGTGGTAATGGCATACAGCGAGGTTTACACAGGACTGCAGCAGGGCGTCATCGACGTAGCAGAGAGCCCGCAGATCGCACTGGTCAGCCACAAACACGGCGAGGTTGCAAAATACTATGCAAACGATGAGCACCAGATCATCCCGGATATGGTTGTAGCAAGCACAGACCTGATGAACTCCATCAGCGAAGAGGACAAGCCGGTATTCGAAGAGGCATTCAAGATGATGTCCCAGAAGGAGAGAGAGTTCTGGGATGAGTCCGAGGCAGAGGTAATCAAAGAGGCTGAGGACATGGGCGTTACCTTCGAGCATGTAGACAAGGCTCCGTTCCAGGCAATCCTGGTTCCTTTCACAGAGGAGATCATTGCTGAGGACGAGGGACTTGCAGCAAAATATGAGCAGATCAAAGCTCTGGCTCAGTAG